A region of Kribbella sp. NBC_01245 DNA encodes the following proteins:
- a CDS encoding TetR/AcrR family transcriptional regulator produces MTDRTPYHHGDLRNALVGAAAELAEQGGPDAVTVRAAARIAGVTPTAAYRHFSGHEDLLLAAKERSLASMETAMRKRLARLPDAPDPAQAAVNRLEAIGRGYVDFALSEPGLFRTAFCSDPAKQSDPQQSDPKQSGAQDFGPPGGAHGMLRSGIDELLALDFFRPDQRDGVEVAAWALVHGLSFLLLDGPFSRLPAKAKAHMLDQALDAFLSSLWNSRKSLLDG; encoded by the coding sequence ATGACCGATCGAACGCCCTATCACCACGGCGACCTCCGCAATGCCCTGGTCGGAGCCGCGGCCGAGCTCGCCGAGCAGGGCGGGCCCGACGCCGTCACGGTCCGGGCCGCTGCGCGTATCGCCGGGGTGACGCCGACGGCGGCGTACCGGCATTTCAGTGGTCACGAGGATCTGCTGCTGGCGGCGAAGGAGCGGTCACTCGCGTCGATGGAGACCGCCATGCGCAAGCGGCTCGCGCGGTTGCCCGACGCGCCCGATCCCGCCCAGGCGGCGGTGAACCGGCTGGAGGCGATCGGCCGCGGCTACGTCGACTTCGCCCTATCCGAACCGGGCTTGTTCCGCACGGCCTTCTGCTCCGACCCAGCCAAGCAGTCAGACCCCCAGCAGTCAGACCCCAAGCAGTCGGGAGCGCAGGACTTCGGTCCGCCAGGCGGCGCACACGGCATGCTGCGGAGCGGCATCGACGAACTGCTCGCCCTGGACTTCTTCCGGCCAGACCAGCGCGACGGCGTCGAGGTCGCGGCATGGGCACTGGTCCACGGACTGTCGTTCCTACTGCTCGACGGACCATTCTCCCGCCTGCCGGCCAAAGCCAAGGCACACATGCTGGACCAGGCCCTCGACGCTTTCCTCAGCAGTCTCTGGAACTCAAGGAAATCCCTGCTCGACGGTTGA
- a CDS encoding RICIN domain-containing protein, whose protein sequence is MRTRLAITSVAAAALLLPSLGLTTDSAAQAAGPVGSGSVSAEPKAAQRVELDHLKSETTQVFREPSGLHTMEQYATPVRARKGPGWAPIDTKLKFQPDGSVRPGLIVTDLRLSGGGDEKLVALGKNTKQVRMAWPDRLPKPVLDGDTATYPEVFPGVDLRVRVEATGFQHVLVVKNREAAKNPALKRLRFPISGSGLKLTTKPDGTTTATDASGKALFTAGKAVMWDSPTAVQQQEPRAKHASIPTTRSAQDLVIEPDQKLLNAPATRYPVYIDPSWAVNNYLWTHVSAEYQDQSYWDYDRGEGAKVGRSYDNVITYRSFFQFGGGDIAGARVTSGTFQIWLDHSSSGSPTPTELWWTHGIDRNQPVTWRNTGGHWRAHVATASGNARTAGGQPDMLMSWTSDGLKWAAQQVADAGQSTITFGLKAPSETDISQWKRFHGHTAKIVITYNNAPNKPSRVNFTRARPCAPKEAPIVVSWPLSGYSFSAVASDKDGDNLTTRLSIHQASNDALTYELDSATTTSGSAFAWPAIDRTKLADGQTYYYYARSNDNVPDDIDFGPATERCYFTVDAKKPLGAVLESTDFPDGEAAIPARTVGTVTLRPAPGDTDVAEYLYGFKPERITSRIKAGADGTAKIPLTVWQTATGTMPAKMLYVKAVDAANNVSDEPTVWQLSANKLTQLPAKRRGDVNGDGRADLSAVLDQGDGRTAIWNIVAKDGGLQTGQLAWDSGANGGFAMYRTRPVRGDFDGDGRTDAVLVREEAGRRIGMYRGLSDSERYNFESAPVWHSGANGWPLSTARIVAGDVNGDGKSDIVAQLNVAGTSWRTLTFLGPTLNAPTEWLQTTSPWSGSAPLLADVDGDKNADLVDMQNVGGCHTVTRYFKSSGTAFSPTPTVLHDSGAGAYCWERSKPQVADVDGDGKDDIVTLYENSGTDASLKVFKSTGSAYTLSEWWRDTTTFDPARTALATGDFSADGKEDVGLIYSLDGGGREAYTLTSTGTSFGPAASGWREPRVGASTGPSFDIENRTYELVSRNTGKCLDVWNNNQADGERLVQHTCHGGLNQRFRIKQIAGIDQFEIQTAHFQGNINDGRPRCLDVYNQLHGDEVGVLQWPCMGTSNQQLRIEYLEGSSYDTVVRLKFAHSDKCASPAEGSTGEAVSIVQRTCAAEASQQWILRAGFNPGQPDGQFRVRAVHGGMTLDVANCGPDAEMRMWEWVPGSPCQRWQFLPLGDDVYKIIEPSTAQAVDVLGCTDALALQVATMPENEGSCQRWRVEPAFDGTWSITQESNGNSLDVAGCNPAAGAGLITWRYWNGPCQRWWLDQP, encoded by the coding sequence ATGAGAACGAGACTGGCGATTACCAGTGTCGCGGCGGCGGCTCTACTCCTCCCCTCGCTCGGGCTGACCACGGACTCGGCGGCACAAGCCGCCGGGCCCGTGGGGTCCGGCTCGGTGTCCGCCGAACCGAAAGCGGCCCAGCGGGTTGAGCTGGACCACCTGAAGTCGGAGACGACCCAGGTGTTCCGCGAGCCCTCGGGGCTGCACACGATGGAGCAATACGCGACTCCGGTCCGGGCCCGAAAGGGCCCGGGCTGGGCGCCCATCGACACCAAACTGAAGTTCCAGCCGGACGGCTCGGTCCGGCCCGGCCTGATCGTGACCGACCTGCGGCTGTCCGGTGGCGGCGACGAGAAGCTCGTTGCCCTAGGCAAGAACACCAAGCAGGTCCGGATGGCCTGGCCGGACCGGCTGCCGAAGCCGGTGCTCGACGGCGACACCGCGACGTACCCGGAAGTCTTTCCCGGCGTGGACCTGCGGGTCCGGGTCGAGGCCACGGGCTTCCAGCACGTCTTGGTGGTGAAGAACCGCGAAGCGGCCAAGAACCCCGCACTCAAGCGGTTGCGCTTCCCGATCAGTGGCTCGGGGCTGAAGCTGACCACCAAACCGGACGGTACGACGACTGCCACCGACGCGAGCGGCAAGGCGCTGTTCACGGCCGGCAAGGCGGTGATGTGGGACAGCCCCACCGCCGTACAGCAGCAGGAACCCAGGGCGAAGCACGCCAGTATCCCGACGACCAGATCCGCCCAGGACCTGGTCATCGAGCCGGATCAGAAGTTGCTCAACGCACCGGCAACGCGTTACCCCGTCTATATCGACCCGTCCTGGGCGGTGAACAACTACCTCTGGACCCACGTCAGCGCGGAGTATCAGGATCAGTCCTACTGGGACTACGACCGCGGTGAAGGCGCCAAGGTGGGCAGGTCGTACGACAACGTCATCACCTACCGCTCGTTCTTCCAGTTCGGCGGCGGCGACATCGCCGGCGCACGGGTGACCAGCGGCACGTTCCAGATCTGGCTGGATCACAGCTCCTCGGGATCACCGACCCCGACCGAACTGTGGTGGACCCACGGCATCGACCGGAACCAGCCCGTCACCTGGCGGAACACGGGCGGCCATTGGCGAGCTCATGTGGCCACCGCCAGCGGTAACGCCCGGACAGCAGGCGGACAGCCGGACATGCTGATGTCCTGGACGTCCGACGGGCTCAAATGGGCGGCCCAGCAGGTCGCTGACGCCGGGCAGTCCACGATCACCTTCGGCCTGAAGGCACCCAGCGAGACCGATATCTCGCAGTGGAAGAGGTTCCACGGGCACACCGCGAAGATCGTGATCACCTACAACAACGCGCCGAACAAGCCGAGCCGGGTCAACTTCACCCGGGCCCGGCCCTGCGCTCCGAAAGAGGCGCCGATCGTGGTCAGCTGGCCACTGTCGGGGTACTCGTTCTCCGCGGTGGCGAGTGACAAGGACGGTGACAACCTCACCACCCGGCTGTCGATTCACCAAGCCTCGAACGACGCGCTGACCTACGAGCTCGATTCGGCCACCACCACCTCGGGTTCAGCGTTCGCCTGGCCGGCCATCGATCGCACCAAGCTGGCGGACGGGCAGACGTATTACTACTACGCCCGCAGCAACGACAACGTCCCGGACGACATCGACTTCGGCCCGGCGACCGAGCGTTGCTATTTCACGGTCGATGCCAAGAAGCCGCTCGGCGCGGTACTGGAATCCACGGATTTCCCGGATGGAGAGGCGGCCATTCCGGCCCGGACCGTCGGTACGGTGACGCTGCGACCGGCGCCCGGTGATACCGACGTGGCGGAGTACCTGTACGGCTTCAAGCCGGAGCGGATCACCAGCCGGATCAAGGCGGGCGCGGACGGCACCGCGAAGATCCCGCTCACCGTCTGGCAGACGGCGACCGGGACCATGCCGGCGAAGATGCTTTACGTGAAGGCGGTCGATGCGGCGAACAACGTCAGTGACGAGCCGACCGTCTGGCAGCTGAGCGCCAACAAGCTCACGCAGCTGCCGGCCAAACGCCGCGGTGACGTCAATGGCGACGGCCGCGCGGACCTGTCCGCCGTACTGGATCAGGGCGACGGCAGGACCGCCATCTGGAACATCGTCGCCAAGGACGGTGGGCTGCAGACCGGTCAGCTGGCCTGGGACAGCGGTGCCAACGGCGGTTTCGCGATGTACCGCACGCGGCCGGTCCGCGGTGATTTCGACGGCGATGGCCGCACGGATGCCGTGTTGGTCCGGGAGGAGGCGGGACGGCGGATCGGTATGTACCGGGGGTTGTCGGACAGCGAACGGTACAACTTCGAGTCGGCGCCCGTGTGGCACAGCGGCGCGAACGGCTGGCCGCTGAGCACCGCCCGGATCGTCGCCGGCGACGTCAACGGCGACGGCAAGTCCGACATCGTGGCCCAGTTGAACGTCGCCGGGACGAGCTGGCGCACGCTCACCTTTCTCGGGCCGACGCTCAACGCCCCGACCGAATGGCTGCAGACGACCAGCCCTTGGTCCGGTAGCGCTCCCCTGCTCGCCGATGTTGACGGCGACAAGAACGCCGATCTCGTCGACATGCAAAACGTTGGTGGCTGCCATACGGTCACGCGGTACTTCAAGTCGAGCGGTACGGCGTTCAGCCCGACACCCACCGTCCTGCACGACAGCGGCGCCGGCGCGTACTGCTGGGAACGCAGTAAGCCGCAGGTCGCAGACGTGGATGGTGACGGCAAGGACGACATCGTCACGCTCTACGAGAACAGCGGCACAGACGCCTCGCTGAAGGTGTTCAAGTCCACCGGCAGCGCGTACACCTTGTCCGAGTGGTGGCGCGACACGACCACCTTCGACCCGGCGCGAACAGCTCTGGCCACTGGCGACTTCAGTGCCGACGGCAAGGAAGATGTCGGTCTGATCTACTCGCTGGATGGTGGTGGCCGCGAGGCCTACACGCTCACCTCGACCGGTACGTCGTTCGGGCCGGCCGCCAGTGGGTGGCGGGAGCCGCGGGTCGGCGCGAGCACCGGGCCGAGTTTCGATATCGAGAACCGGACCTACGAGCTGGTCTCCCGGAACACCGGAAAGTGCCTGGATGTCTGGAACAACAACCAGGCCGACGGCGAGCGGCTGGTCCAGCACACCTGCCACGGCGGACTGAACCAGCGGTTCCGGATCAAGCAGATAGCGGGTATCGATCAGTTCGAGATCCAGACCGCGCACTTCCAGGGCAACATCAACGACGGCCGCCCGCGCTGTCTCGATGTCTACAACCAGCTGCATGGCGACGAGGTCGGCGTACTGCAGTGGCCCTGCATGGGCACGTCGAACCAGCAGTTGCGGATCGAGTATCTGGAGGGCAGCAGCTACGACACGGTGGTCAGGCTGAAGTTCGCGCACAGCGACAAGTGCGCGTCACCGGCCGAGGGCAGCACCGGTGAGGCCGTCAGCATCGTCCAGCGGACGTGTGCCGCGGAGGCGAGCCAGCAGTGGATCCTGCGGGCCGGCTTCAACCCCGGCCAGCCGGACGGACAGTTCCGGGTCCGCGCGGTGCACGGCGGCATGACGCTCGACGTCGCGAATTGCGGGCCTGACGCGGAGATGAGGATGTGGGAGTGGGTGCCGGGGAGTCCGTGCCAGCGGTGGCAGTTCCTGCCGCTCGGTGATGACGTTTACAAGATCATCGAGCCCAGTACGGCACAGGCGGTCGACGTACTCGGATGCACTGACGCCCTGGCCCTGCAGGTGGCGACGATGCCGGAGAACGAGGGCTCGTGCCAACGATGGCGGGTCGAACCGGCCTTCGACGGCACGTGGTCCATCACTCAGGAGAGCAACGGCAATTCGCTCGATGTGGCTGGGTGTAATCCGGCTGCCGGCGCCGGACTGATCACCTGGCGCTATTGGAACGGCCCGTGCCAGCGGTGGTGGTTGGACCAGCCGTAA